A section of the Falco biarmicus isolate bFalBia1 chromosome 3, bFalBia1.pri, whole genome shotgun sequence genome encodes:
- the LOC130146493 gene encoding uncharacterized protein LOC130146493 isoform X1 → MSTVAEEVKPDDGKPESEKKIFYCEVCKVPCMSSISLQSHYRGAKHRKKEKALRPKTLYCPSAAVRAPMKYETQRPVKRGLAKDITCLKDFMNDPKREEPLVGLEHVVEIRFEGRKEPHYECKLCGFNTEMAPMIEHLSGYKHRRAYISKEFPDKMKRKTTDVKECKVSFLRRIAGELEKAEGLKMYKIEGYVRLSTSPSSKKKARWEDDYKHENDPVRKQKALEFLETFHITSDSEATLVVHITQELTEALKAFCEKKAAVNYTNSLRPLMSISQDEFPGKKSIPKHYKPYGKSKGNSNWNQGILSHYEECSADASFAPANSYSYQTDDGPSSYHLRSNDFAMMSALRDSFACQTGSPASGISEWLRQFSRSASGSNSAGGPSSYEASPVSEYPAEYMSSDVRGSKIPDNRISYGKKSTKWRNRQACTKARSVSDEGLPYPNSSASYPSFGRYSTNYSLQSYSSYENDESVSTCTSSANSAISGRGGTRWNEESRWNEESRWNQESRWNQESRWNQETRCQGFEHQKSGYKTDWSSHRYSFSGSGSYRDYQQFRSSDKMFDEDAVGLAPNILNTLQGNDIPPMTRMLKQLAPCYPALQKLNIQTLVNVLVETRGKD, encoded by the exons GTCCTTCAGCTGCAGTCCGAGCTCCGATGAAGTACGAAACACAGAGACCAG tGAAGAGAGGACTCGCAAAGGACATAACCTGTCTGAAGGATTTTATGAATGATCCCAAAAGAGAAGAACCTCTAGTTG GTTTAGAACATGTGGTTGAAATCagatttgaaggaagaaaagagccACATTATGAGTGCAAGCTGTGTGGGTTTAATACAGAGATGGCACCTATGATAGAACATCTTAGTGGATATAAACACAGAAGAGCATACATT TCTAAAGAATTTCCAGataaaatgaagagaaagacAACAGATGTAAAAGAATGCAAAGTCTCATTTCTCAGACGGATAGCAGGAGAGCTAGAGAAGGCGGAAGGATTAAAAATGTATAAG ATTGAAGGTTATGTAAGACTGAGTACCTCAC CCTCatcaaagaagaaagcaag gtGGGAAGATGATTATAAGCATGAG AATGATCCAGTTCGGAAACAGAAAGCTCTAGAGTTCTTG GAGACTTTTCACATCACCTCAGACTCAGAAGCAACACTTGTTGTTCATATTACGCAGGAACTCACAGAAGCTTTGAAGGCCTTTtgtgaaaagaaagcagca GTTAATTATACTAACAGTCTGAGGCCACTGATGTCAATATCTCAAGATGAatttccaggaaagaaaagcatccCAAAACACTATAAGCCATATGGAAAATCCAAAG gaAATTCTAACTGGAATCAAGGTATTTTGTCTCATTATGAAGAGTGTTCTGCAGATGCTTCTTTTGCTCCTGCTAACTCATACAGTTACCAAACAGATGATGGACCATCTTCCTATCATCTGAGATCTAATGACTTTGCAATGATGTCTGCACTCAGGGACTCTTTTGCTTGTCAGACTGGAAGTCCTGCCAGTGGTATCAGTGAATGGCTGAGACAGTTCAGCCGATCTGCTTCTGGCAGCAATTCAGCTGGTGGGCCCTCTTCCTATGAGGCCAGTCCAGTGAGTGAGTACCCAGCAGAATATATGTCCAGTGATGTGCGAGGAAGTAAGATCCCTGATAACAGAATCTCATATGGCAAGAAAAGTACAAAATGGAGGAACCGACAAGCATGTACAAAAGCAAGGAGTGTAAGTGATGAAGGATTACCTTATCCCAATTCTTCTGCCTCATATCCTTCATTTGGAAGATATTCCACAAACTATTCTTTGCAAAGCTATTCCTCTTACGAGAATGATGAGTCTGTGAGTACTTGTACATCTTCTGCAAATTCTGCTATTTCGGGAAGAGGTGGCACCAGGTGGAACGAGGAGTCTAGGTGGAACGAGGAGTCTAGGTGGAACCAGGAGTCTAGGTGGAACCAGGAGAGTAGATGGAACCAGGAGACTAGGTGTCAAGGATTCGAGCATCAGAAGTCAGGCTACAAGACTGATTGGAGTTCGCATCGGTACTCATTTTCTGGCAGTGGTTCATACAGAGATTACCAGCAATTCAGAAGCTCAGATAAGATGTTTGATGAAGATGCTGTTGGTCTTGCTCCCAACATTTTGAATACACTACAAGGAAATGATATACCTCCAATGACCAGGATGCTCAAACAGTTGGCTCCATGTTATCCAGCACTTCAAA AACTAAATATTCAGACATTAGTCAATGTGCTAGTAGAAACTAGAGGAAAAGATTAA
- the LOC130146493 gene encoding uncharacterized protein LOC130146493 isoform X2, whose product MSTVAEEVKPDDGKPESEKKIFYCEVCKVPCMSSISLQSHYRGAKHRKKEKALRPKTLYLKRGLAKDITCLKDFMNDPKREEPLVGLEHVVEIRFEGRKEPHYECKLCGFNTEMAPMIEHLSGYKHRRAYISKEFPDKMKRKTTDVKECKVSFLRRIAGELEKAEGLKMYKIEGYVRLSTSPSSKKKARWEDDYKHENDPVRKQKALEFLETFHITSDSEATLVVHITQELTEALKAFCEKKAAVNYTNSLRPLMSISQDEFPGKKSIPKHYKPYGKSKGNSNWNQGILSHYEECSADASFAPANSYSYQTDDGPSSYHLRSNDFAMMSALRDSFACQTGSPASGISEWLRQFSRSASGSNSAGGPSSYEASPVSEYPAEYMSSDVRGSKIPDNRISYGKKSTKWRNRQACTKARSVSDEGLPYPNSSASYPSFGRYSTNYSLQSYSSYENDESVSTCTSSANSAISGRGGTRWNEESRWNEESRWNQESRWNQESRWNQETRCQGFEHQKSGYKTDWSSHRYSFSGSGSYRDYQQFRSSDKMFDEDAVGLAPNILNTLQGNDIPPMTRMLKQLAPCYPALQKLNIQTLVNVLVETRGKD is encoded by the exons tGAAGAGAGGACTCGCAAAGGACATAACCTGTCTGAAGGATTTTATGAATGATCCCAAAAGAGAAGAACCTCTAGTTG GTTTAGAACATGTGGTTGAAATCagatttgaaggaagaaaagagccACATTATGAGTGCAAGCTGTGTGGGTTTAATACAGAGATGGCACCTATGATAGAACATCTTAGTGGATATAAACACAGAAGAGCATACATT TCTAAAGAATTTCCAGataaaatgaagagaaagacAACAGATGTAAAAGAATGCAAAGTCTCATTTCTCAGACGGATAGCAGGAGAGCTAGAGAAGGCGGAAGGATTAAAAATGTATAAG ATTGAAGGTTATGTAAGACTGAGTACCTCAC CCTCatcaaagaagaaagcaag gtGGGAAGATGATTATAAGCATGAG AATGATCCAGTTCGGAAACAGAAAGCTCTAGAGTTCTTG GAGACTTTTCACATCACCTCAGACTCAGAAGCAACACTTGTTGTTCATATTACGCAGGAACTCACAGAAGCTTTGAAGGCCTTTtgtgaaaagaaagcagca GTTAATTATACTAACAGTCTGAGGCCACTGATGTCAATATCTCAAGATGAatttccaggaaagaaaagcatccCAAAACACTATAAGCCATATGGAAAATCCAAAG gaAATTCTAACTGGAATCAAGGTATTTTGTCTCATTATGAAGAGTGTTCTGCAGATGCTTCTTTTGCTCCTGCTAACTCATACAGTTACCAAACAGATGATGGACCATCTTCCTATCATCTGAGATCTAATGACTTTGCAATGATGTCTGCACTCAGGGACTCTTTTGCTTGTCAGACTGGAAGTCCTGCCAGTGGTATCAGTGAATGGCTGAGACAGTTCAGCCGATCTGCTTCTGGCAGCAATTCAGCTGGTGGGCCCTCTTCCTATGAGGCCAGTCCAGTGAGTGAGTACCCAGCAGAATATATGTCCAGTGATGTGCGAGGAAGTAAGATCCCTGATAACAGAATCTCATATGGCAAGAAAAGTACAAAATGGAGGAACCGACAAGCATGTACAAAAGCAAGGAGTGTAAGTGATGAAGGATTACCTTATCCCAATTCTTCTGCCTCATATCCTTCATTTGGAAGATATTCCACAAACTATTCTTTGCAAAGCTATTCCTCTTACGAGAATGATGAGTCTGTGAGTACTTGTACATCTTCTGCAAATTCTGCTATTTCGGGAAGAGGTGGCACCAGGTGGAACGAGGAGTCTAGGTGGAACGAGGAGTCTAGGTGGAACCAGGAGTCTAGGTGGAACCAGGAGAGTAGATGGAACCAGGAGACTAGGTGTCAAGGATTCGAGCATCAGAAGTCAGGCTACAAGACTGATTGGAGTTCGCATCGGTACTCATTTTCTGGCAGTGGTTCATACAGAGATTACCAGCAATTCAGAAGCTCAGATAAGATGTTTGATGAAGATGCTGTTGGTCTTGCTCCCAACATTTTGAATACACTACAAGGAAATGATATACCTCCAATGACCAGGATGCTCAAACAGTTGGCTCCATGTTATCCAGCACTTCAAA AACTAAATATTCAGACATTAGTCAATGTGCTAGTAGAAACTAGAGGAAAAGATTAA